One Aster yellows witches'-broom phytoplasma AYWB DNA segment encodes these proteins:
- the tmk gene encoding dTMP kinase, with product MKLIIFEGLDGSGKTSLIKSVQQELQKQGNEVVAIRGLGSSTIGNSIRETFLTHNTLHNLTRYFLSFANMIQNQEESIKPHLQTNKIILVKRWLGSNFAYRVYPSKIDKNYHIFNNLSKKFIKPNITIYLKIHPQLGLERKINQKNHQLDVIETSSLTYFQQVEKGYFEFLKNQNLGTKIILNNMNDKDAKFNQQYIIKKIGEIKSGNNN from the coding sequence ATGAAATTAATTATCTTCGAAGGACTTGACGGTAGCGGAAAAACAAGTCTAATAAAAAGCGTTCAACAAGAATTACAAAAACAAGGTAATGAAGTGGTGGCTATTCGCGGATTAGGAAGTTCTACAATCGGAAATTCTATACGTGAAACGTTTTTAACCCACAATACTTTACATAATTTAACTAGATATTTTTTAAGTTTTGCCAACATGATTCAAAACCAAGAAGAAAGTATCAAACCCCACTTACAAACTAATAAAATAATTTTAGTTAAACGTTGGTTAGGTTCTAATTTTGCCTATCGTGTATATCCTTCAAAAATTGACAAAAATTATCACATTTTTAACAATTTGAGTAAAAAATTCATCAAACCTAATATCACTATTTATCTAAAAATTCATCCTCAATTAGGTTTGGAACGCAAAATAAATCAAAAGAATCATCAATTAGATGTGATTGAAACTAGTTCCTTAACTTATTTTCAACAAGTAGAAAAGGGATATTTTGAATTTTTGAAAAACCAAAACTTAGGAACTAAAATTATCTTAAACAATATGAATGATAAAGATGCTAAATTTAATCAACAATACATTATCAAAAAAATAGGAGAAATAAAGAGTGGCAATAATAATTAA
- a CDS encoding ATP-binding protein, translating into MEFSDIKIKISKMISQCEETKNLDISDDDLPVIYNYLLTKDQEDEYGNRQEIKTNPLRVVWVPTVKSQALYFKEYWQSKNELFDSSINFDAHLVKQFVVDNDSKQQALKEMKQIIKHFEKSTKGFYLSGSFNAGKTIFLKKLAYELIQKQISVIFLFMPDIIRKFRNFLYNNTLETRLQQLKNVKCLILDDLGSENMTPWFRDEILLPLLYDRAEKKLPLFISSNLPPNELQNYLFHLHGAENANSEIKVYKIIEKIRTLTRFYDFSEKQDS; encoded by the coding sequence ATGGAATTTTCAGATATCAAAATAAAAATCAGTAAAATGATTTCACAGTGCGAAGAAACCAAAAATTTAGATATTTCTGATGATGATCTGCCAGTTATTTATAATTATTTGCTAACCAAAGATCAAGAAGATGAATATGGGAATCGTCAAGAAATCAAAACCAATCCTTTAAGAGTTGTTTGGGTCCCTACTGTTAAATCTCAAGCTCTTTATTTTAAGGAATATTGGCAATCAAAAAATGAATTGTTTGATAGTAGCATTAATTTTGATGCTCATTTAGTGAAACAATTTGTAGTGGATAATGATTCTAAGCAACAAGCCTTAAAAGAGATGAAACAAATTATTAAACATTTTGAAAAATCTACAAAAGGTTTTTATTTGTCAGGTTCTTTTAATGCTGGAAAAACTATTTTTTTGAAAAAATTAGCTTATGAATTAATTCAAAAACAAATCTCTGTTATTTTTCTTTTTATGCCTGATATAATTAGAAAATTTAGAAATTTTTTGTATAATAACACTTTAGAAACAAGGTTGCAACAATTAAAAAATGTTAAGTGTTTGATTTTGGATGATCTAGGTTCAGAAAATATGACACCTTGGTTTCGTGATGAAATTTTGCTTCCTTTGTTGTATGATAGAGCTGAAAAAAAGTTGCCCCTTTTTATTAGTAGTAATTTGCCCCCCAATGAATTGCAAAATTATTTATTTCATTTGCATGGAGCTGAAAATGCTAATAGTGAAATTAAGGTATACAAAATTATTGAAAAAATTCGTACCCTTACCCGTTTTTATGATTTTTCCGAAAAACAAGATTCCTAA
- a CDS encoding SVM family protein (Sequence-variable mosaic (SVM) proteins are highly divergent, but recognized by the shared signal peptide region that defines them.), translating into MIKLKNQFQIISIFLFTFIGLLFIINNNRVMAMNNNSSSNINNEIINNIEEFQNLMLLQRNSAQQIINALSNRVSEPEILNLLNRHNQIHQQIVNYQHRLLNIQQQMISNLDLNVSRIQLEREGLSLENSMMIAINNTPLYASESQINVLRNIQINIDRKKAQIQNIIQQIIQQQRNNNPNNRRRR; encoded by the coding sequence ATGATTAAATTAAAAAATCAATTTCAAATAATAAGTATTTTTTTATTTACTTTTATAGGATTATTATTTATTATTAATAATAATAGAGTTATGGCGATGAATAATAATTCATCATCGAATATAAACAATGAAATCATCAATAATATAGAAGAATTTCAAAACTTAATGTTATTACAAAGAAATTCAGCACAACAAATTATTAATGCTCTTTCTAATCGTGTTTCAGAACCAGAAATATTAAATCTTTTAAATAGACATAATCAAATACATCAACAAATAGTAAATTATCAACACAGATTGTTAAATATTCAACAACAAATGATAAGCAATTTAGATTTAAATGTGTCCAGAATTCAACTCGAAAGAGAAGGTTTATCATTAGAAAATTCAATGATGATAGCTATTAACAACACTCCGTTGTATGCTTCTGAATCACAAATAAATGTATTAAGAAACATTCAAATAAATATTGATCGAAAAAAAGCGCAAATTCAAAACATAATTCAACAAATAATACAACAGCAAAGAAATAATAATCCGAACAATAGAAGAAGACGTTAA
- the mutM gene encoding DNA-formamidopyrimidine glycosylase, which translates to MPELPEVQIIVDFLKTQLIGKKIVATKVFYEPTVKNTKEFQKIEQTTILDIQRKGKFLLFFLTQELVLIGHLRMEGKLFIKPCDEPKHKYEHFSIILGDKSSLRYYDFRKFGRFEVKNQNIFLTQTTLHQLALDPFEINPVFLYQKILKTKSALKKVLLNQKIISGLGNIYVNEVLFLVKLHPETKACELSLKQVQEIVTISQKVLAKAIKLGGTTVSTFESQPGIIGYFQNKLQVHGKVNKPCINCQTKIIKIKVGGRGTYLCPICQNHNSNKEL; encoded by the coding sequence ATGCCAGAATTACCTGAAGTCCAAATTATTGTAGATTTTTTAAAAACACAACTAATAGGGAAAAAAATTGTTGCAACTAAGGTATTTTATGAGCCTACTGTTAAAAATACCAAAGAATTTCAAAAAATTGAACAAACTACCATTTTGGATATTCAAAGAAAAGGTAAATTTTTATTATTTTTTTTAACTCAAGAATTAGTTTTGATAGGACATTTGAGAATGGAAGGAAAATTATTTATCAAACCTTGCGATGAGCCTAAACATAAGTACGAACATTTTTCAATTATTTTAGGAGATAAAAGTTCTTTAAGATATTATGATTTTAGGAAATTTGGTAGATTTGAAGTCAAGAATCAGAACATTTTTTTAACCCAAACTACCTTGCATCAACTAGCCTTAGATCCTTTTGAAATCAATCCAGTTTTTTTGTATCAAAAAATATTAAAGACCAAAAGTGCTTTGAAAAAAGTTTTATTAAATCAAAAAATAATTTCTGGATTGGGTAATATTTATGTTAATGAAGTTTTGTTTTTAGTAAAATTGCACCCCGAGACTAAAGCTTGCGAACTGTCTTTGAAACAAGTGCAAGAAATTGTTACAATTTCCCAAAAAGTGCTTGCCAAAGCCATTAAACTGGGTGGAACTACTGTAAGTACTTTTGAATCTCAACCAGGAATTATAGGCTATTTTCAAAATAAATTGCAAGTACATGGAAAAGTTAACAAACCTTGCATAAACTGTCAAACTAAAATTATTAAAATTAAAGTTGGTGGTAGAGGCACTTATCTTTGTCCTATTTGTCAAAATCATAATTCCAATAAAGAATTATGA
- a CDS encoding cold-shock protein: MQDKKEQGTCRWFSKDKGYGFIISADGKDIFVHYSSIQTEVFGRKTLNENDKVEFTVKEGDRGAQAVDVVVVNE; encoded by the coding sequence ATGCAAGACAAAAAAGAACAGGGAACATGCAGATGGTTTTCTAAAGACAAAGGCTACGGATTTATCATTTCAGCTGATGGGAAAGATATTTTCGTACATTACAGTTCTATTCAAACTGAAGTCTTTGGAAGAAAAACACTTAATGAAAACGACAAGGTGGAATTCACCGTTAAAGAAGGCGACCGCGGAGCTCAAGCTGTAGATGTTGTTGTAGTTAACGAATAA
- a CDS encoding 5'-3' exonuclease H3TH domain-containing protein: MKHLVLVDGNSLLFRAYHATASKYKPLLQNKKGIYTNALLSFIRMFEKILEETKGYILVAFDTPKTTKRHQLYDAYKQGRPETPSALISQIPLIKQYLELIGVKYHAQDEYEADDIIGTLAKEASNQNNTVSIYSSDCDLLQLVDKKITVCLLKKGLREIKYYTPTTLLEEYGLKEYQMIDYKSLIGDPSDNIKGVLGIGPKTAQKLLQEYDTLDNLMQNLDNIKPILKTKIQNSQTDLELSKILTAINLKVPLPFDCMQTEIQIRLEQNLKNFYEEMDFRRLAITKYARIEKEINTTNKYNKEASLKAKEVQEAVKDSNLENDNNLNQTNQIRPIATTNNNDNNTPKVQEQGAKTPQINFHYQIIKDQNALNTFLDQIQPHEIWACFFELEKENDSNTFLQGIGFSNGNAHFFIDANLAFANNNFCNYLKDANFYKIVFHNQAIQFFLKTQHQQLNGVIFDLICASYLLFPLKNLEFSHIISKIDILNNTNYVSQLSQKILILEQKVAFKSFLLHAIKNSIFHYLKAQNQLFLFQEIELPLSNVLAQLEYETNLLQQKQIIEANPIEKNIYEKIEMQQEKIPKTNQMQEQAQEKDSDQNQYTNLKNNQEQENQINQLKSLKDVFGYQNSFFLNMTKNKKTYNYLINDNFFCFSLKILATLGNIQKIKNYFKIKKNHLLNDEQTLHFFVNEPTSEIKKDSQNLSETTNFCLDSWIKEILLELNISSNCAQDFINQYLSLDDEIINYYQNLLQQIKEKKYALTLLKRKVFFGNQKLTPNLDLETLYVFLQENILDMKKIAILQLLRHLERHNENAKITYFALNNYLQQHIDLISKHLNYFFILDNGNI; this comes from the coding sequence ACTAATGCTCTTTTGTCTTTTATTAGAATGTTTGAAAAAATTTTAGAAGAAACTAAAGGCTATATTTTAGTAGCTTTTGATACTCCTAAAACTACCAAAAGACACCAATTATACGATGCTTACAAACAAGGAAGACCAGAAACACCTTCTGCATTGATTAGTCAAATTCCTTTGATTAAACAATATTTAGAACTAATTGGTGTTAAATATCATGCCCAAGATGAATACGAAGCCGATGATATTATAGGCACCTTAGCCAAAGAAGCAAGTAATCAAAACAATACAGTATCTATTTATTCCAGTGATTGTGATTTGTTGCAATTAGTAGATAAAAAAATTACTGTTTGTTTGCTTAAAAAAGGATTGCGTGAAATTAAATACTACACACCTACCACTTTGCTTGAAGAATACGGTCTTAAAGAATATCAAATGATTGATTATAAAAGTTTAATTGGCGATCCTTCTGATAACATTAAAGGAGTGTTGGGAATAGGACCCAAAACTGCTCAAAAGTTATTACAAGAATATGATACCCTAGATAATTTGATGCAAAATTTAGACAACATTAAACCTATTTTAAAAACCAAAATCCAAAATTCTCAAACTGATTTAGAACTTAGCAAAATACTTACCGCAATTAACCTTAAAGTGCCTTTGCCCTTTGATTGTATGCAAACAGAAATTCAAATACGTTTAGAACAAAACCTTAAAAATTTTTATGAAGAAATGGATTTTAGACGCTTAGCTATTACCAAATATGCAAGAATTGAAAAAGAAATAAATACCACAAATAAATACAATAAGGAAGCATCACTTAAAGCCAAAGAAGTGCAAGAAGCAGTCAAAGATAGCAATTTAGAAAACGATAATAATTTAAACCAAACAAATCAAATCAGACCTATCGCCACCACTAACAACAATGATAATAACACTCCAAAAGTTCAAGAACAAGGCGCCAAAACACCCCAAATCAACTTTCATTATCAAATTATCAAAGACCAAAACGCTCTAAATACTTTTTTGGATCAAATCCAACCACACGAAATTTGGGCTTGTTTTTTTGAGTTGGAAAAAGAAAATGACTCAAATACTTTTTTGCAAGGAATTGGTTTTTCCAATGGCAATGCACATTTTTTTATAGATGCCAATTTGGCTTTTGCCAATAATAACTTTTGCAATTATCTAAAAGATGCTAATTTTTATAAAATTGTTTTTCACAATCAAGCAATACAATTTTTTTTAAAAACACAACACCAACAATTAAACGGAGTTATTTTTGATTTAATTTGTGCTTCTTATCTTTTATTTCCTTTGAAAAATCTTGAATTTAGTCATATTATATCAAAAATAGATATTTTAAATAACACAAATTATGTAAGCCAATTATCTCAAAAAATTTTAATTTTAGAGCAAAAAGTAGCTTTTAAATCTTTTTTATTGCACGCCATTAAAAATAGTATTTTTCATTATTTAAAAGCCCAAAACCAATTATTTTTGTTTCAAGAAATAGAGCTTCCTTTATCGAATGTTTTAGCTCAATTAGAATATGAAACCAATTTATTACAGCAAAAACAAATAATAGAAGCAAATCCAATAGAAAAAAATATATATGAAAAAATAGAAATGCAACAAGAAAAAATACCAAAAACAAATCAAATGCAAGAACAAGCTCAAGAAAAAGATTCAGATCAAAATCAATACACAAATCTCAAAAATAATCAAGAACAAGAAAACCAAATCAATCAATTAAAATCATTAAAAGATGTTTTTGGGTATCAAAACAGTTTTTTTTTAAATATGACAAAAAATAAAAAAACTTATAATTATTTAATTAATGATAATTTTTTTTGCTTTTCGTTAAAAATTTTAGCTACTTTAGGAAATATTCAAAAAATTAAAAATTATTTCAAAATAAAAAAAAATCATCTTTTAAATGATGAACAAACATTACATTTTTTTGTAAATGAACCCACATCAGAAATCAAAAAGGACTCTCAAAATCTTTCTGAAACAACGAATTTTTGTTTGGATTCGTGGATAAAAGAAATACTTCTCGAACTAAATATTTCTTCGAATTGTGCCCAAGATTTTATAAATCAATATTTAAGTTTGGATGATGAAATTATAAATTATTATCAAAATTTATTACAACAAATTAAAGAAAAAAAATATGCATTAACCTTATTGAAAAGAAAAGTTTTTTTTGGGAATCAAAAATTAACTCCGAATTTGGACTTAGAAACATTATATGTTTTTTTACAAGAAAATATTTTAGACATGAAAAAAATTGCCATATTGCAATTATTGCGCCATTTAGAACGACACAATGAAAATGCCAAAATTACTTATTTTGCCTTAAATAATTATTTGCAACAACACATAGATTTAATTTCTAAACATTTGAATTATTTTTTTATTTTAGATAATGGTAATATTTAA
- a CDS encoding DnaD domain protein — protein MFSHLNLFQIKNSVFLSFEDHQSLSLLYQPLIGTHALGIYHILATLKPNIFYQHQFLFDLSAVAKNDFLEAQEKLEALNLLQTFRNPKTQERIYWINLPYRSQDFFKDPLFSNFLLSEVGEVTFLSLHNHFSKEIPTQKNNWDAFQDISKKFDDLFQVQKMDLPISFTCPNNQTNHSPRQFLNKAFDYELFLQKLPQRFKKPSLICNQTSDFIQKLSLVYNLDEATLSEIYQKTFSNPSEIELSKLSLGVKRYYQMHTQTQNLVFSKRTQDNEQDMITLLKRKDSTQRIIINHCPKNMQATAADTVFNFMERNNLELGLVNVLLTYILERKGFVPSVVYLEKILKSWKQKGIFDTETAYDFYMEQEKKPPQTKFRSNFKKPQISPKWLEDFKKKQQS, from the coding sequence ATGTTTAGTCATCTAAATTTATTTCAAATCAAAAATTCAGTTTTTTTGTCGTTTGAAGACCATCAAAGCCTAAGTTTGCTTTATCAACCACTAATAGGAACTCATGCGCTTGGCATTTATCATATTTTAGCAACTCTAAAACCTAATATTTTTTACCAACATCAATTTTTATTTGATTTGAGTGCGGTTGCAAAAAATGATTTTTTAGAAGCACAAGAAAAATTAGAAGCTCTTAATTTACTCCAAACTTTTCGCAATCCCAAAACTCAAGAAAGAATTTATTGGATTAATTTGCCATATAGATCTCAAGATTTTTTTAAAGATCCTCTTTTTAGTAATTTTTTATTAAGCGAAGTGGGTGAAGTTACTTTTTTGAGTTTGCATAATCATTTTAGTAAAGAAATCCCCACTCAAAAAAATAATTGGGATGCTTTTCAAGATATTAGTAAAAAATTTGATGATTTATTTCAAGTTCAAAAAATGGATTTACCAATTTCTTTTACTTGTCCCAACAACCAAACAAATCATTCTCCAAGACAGTTTTTAAATAAAGCTTTTGATTATGAATTATTTTTGCAAAAACTGCCTCAACGTTTCAAAAAACCATCTTTAATTTGCAATCAAACAAGTGATTTTATTCAAAAATTAAGTCTAGTTTATAATTTGGATGAAGCTACACTTTCGGAAATATATCAAAAAACTTTTTCTAATCCTAGTGAAATCGAATTATCTAAATTAAGCCTAGGTGTTAAAAGATATTATCAGATGCATACCCAAACTCAAAATTTGGTTTTTTCGAAAAGAACACAAGATAATGAACAAGACATGATTACTTTGCTCAAACGTAAGGATTCTACTCAAAGAATTATTATAAATCATTGTCCTAAAAATATGCAAGCTACTGCGGCTGATACCGTTTTTAATTTTATGGAAAGAAATAATTTAGAACTTGGATTAGTCAATGTGCTTTTAACTTATATTTTGGAACGAAAAGGCTTTGTGCCCTCAGTGGTTTATTTGGAAAAAATCTTAAAATCTTGGAAGCAAAAAGGGATTTTTGATACTGAAACAGCATATGATTTTTATATGGAACAAGAAAAAAAACCGCCCCAAACTAAGTTTAGGTCTAATTTTAAAAAACCACAAATTTCTCCTAAATGGTTAGAAGATTTTAAAAAGAAACAACAGTCATAA